One Peromyscus leucopus breed LL Stock chromosome 2, UCI_PerLeu_2.1, whole genome shotgun sequence DNA window includes the following coding sequences:
- the LOC114699453 gene encoding LOW QUALITY PROTEIN: cholesterol 7-alpha-monooxygenase (The sequence of the model RefSeq protein was modified relative to this genomic sequence to represent the inferred CDS: inserted 1 base in 1 codon; deleted 1 base in 1 codon), which translates to MMTISLIWGIAVVVCCCIWVIFGIRRRKVGEPPLENGLIPYLGCALKFGSNPLEFLRANQRKHGHVFTCKLMGKYVHFITNSLSYHKVLCHGKYFDWKKFHYTTSAKVFGHRSIDPNDGNTTENINNTFTKTLQGEALHSLSEAMMQNLHSVMRRPGLPKSKSAAWVTEGMYAFCYRVMFEAGYLTLFGRDPSKPDTQRALILNNLDNFKQFDQVFPALAAGLPIHLFKTAHKAREKLAESLKHENLSVRDQVSELIRLRMFLNDTLSTFDDMEKAKTHLVILWASQANTIPATFWSLFQMIRNPEALKAASEEVTGALQSAGQKPSPGGNAIYLDQMQLNDLPVLDSIIKEALRLSSASLNIRTAKEDFTLHLEDGSYNIRKDDIIALYPQLMHLDPEIYPDPLTFKYDRYLDEKRKTKTSFYINGNKLKYFYMPFGSGATICPGRLFAVQEIKQFLILMLSYFELELVESQVKCPPLDQSRAGXGILPPLNDIEFKYKLKHL; encoded by the exons ATGATGACTATCTCTTTGATTTGGGGAATTGCTGTGGTAGTATGCTGCTGCATATGGGTTATCTTTGGCATAAGGAGAAG GAAAGTAGGGGAACCTCCACTGGAAAATGGGCTGATTCCATACCTGGGTTGTGCTCTGAAATTTGGGTCCAATCCTCTTGAGTTCCTGAGAGCCAATCAAAGGAAGCATGGTCATGTCTTTACCTGCAAACTAATGGGGAAATATGTCCACTTCATCACAAACTCCTTGTCATACCATAAGGTGTTATGTCATGGAAAATATTTTGACTGGAAAAAATTTCATTACACTACTTCTGCAAAG GTATTTGGACACAGAAGCATTGACCCAAATGATGGAAATACCACGGAAAACATAAACAACACTTTTACAAAAACCCTCCAGGGAGAAGCTTTGCATTCACTCTCTGAAGCCATGATGCAAAACCTCCATTCTGTCATGAGGCGGCCTGGCCTTCCTAAATCAAAGAGTGCTGCCTGGGTCACCGAAGGAATGTACGCCTTCTGCTACCGAGTGATGTTTGAAGCAGGATATCTAACTCTGTTTGGCAGAGATCCTTCAAAGCCAGACACACAAAGAGCGCTTATTCTAAACAACCTTGACAACTTCAAGCAGTTTGATCAAGTCTTTCCAGCGCTAGCAGCAGGCCTTCCTATTCACTTGTTCAAGACGGCACATAAGGCCCGGGAAAAGCTGGCTGAGAGTTTGAAGCATGAGAACCTCTCTGTGAGGGACCAGGTCTCTGAACTGATCCGTCTGCGCATGTTTCTCAATGACACTCTTTCCACCTTTGACGACATGGAGAAGGCCAAGACACACCTCGTTATCCTCTGGGCATCTCAAGCAAACACCATTCCTGCAACTTTCTGGAGCTTGTTTCAAATGATCAG GAATCCTGAAGCATTGAAAGCAGCCTCTGAAGAAGTGACTGGAGCATTACAGAGTGCTGGCCAAAAGCCCAGCCCTGGAGGGAATGCCATTTATTTGGATCAAATGCAACTGAATGACCTGCCAGTACTAG ataGCATCATCAAGGAGGCTCTGAGGCTTTCCAGTGCATCCTTGAATATCCGGACTGCTAAGGAGGATTTCACTCTACATCTTGAGGATGGTTCCTATAACATCCGAAAAGACGACATCATAGCTCTTTATCCACAGTTAATGCATTTGGATCCTGAAATCTACCCAGACCCTCTG ACTTTTAAATATGATCGGTACCTTgatgagaagaggaagacaaagacCTCCTTCTACATCAATGGGAACAAACTGAAGTAT TTCTATATGCCATTTGGATCAGGAGCTACAATATGTCCAGGAAGACTATTTGCTGTCCAAGAAATCAAGCAATTTTTGATTCTGATGCTTTCATACTTTGAACTGGAACTTGTGGAGAGCCAAGTCAAGTGTCCCCCTCTAGACCAGTCCAGAGCAG TTGGAATTTTGCCACCATTAAATGATATTGAGTTTAAATATAAACTGAAACATCTGTGA